A window from Cryptomeria japonica chromosome 1, Sugi_1.0, whole genome shotgun sequence encodes these proteins:
- the LOC131039763 gene encoding uncharacterized protein LOC131039763, with protein sequence MERIIEVHEDRLTVDIRWLRGVFNTFDSLRKKIVKIMENERKAKELVEGLPIVTVSDFHVDDGVFCGICRDDFILEEEVREIPCMIRHIFHSHCIWPWLEDHNTCPICTTPFFTANEPKILREDRV encoded by the coding sequence ATGGAAAGAATTATTGAAGTTCATGAAGATCGACTCACTGTTGATATTCGGTGGTTACGTGGGGTCTTCAATACCTTCGATTCTCTTCGGAAAAAGATCGTCAAgataatggagaatgaaaggaaggCGAAAGAATTGGTAGAGGGACTGCCGATTGTAACAGTTTCAGATTTTCATGTTGACGATGGGGTTTTCTGTGGAATTTGTCGGGATGATTTTATTCTGGAGGAAGAGGTTCGAGAAATTCCTTGTATGATCCGACACATATTTCATTCTCACTGTATTTGGCCATGGCTTGAGGATCACAATACTTGTCCCATCTGTACCACGCCATTCTTTACGGCGAATGAGCCAAAAATACTACGAGAGGACCGAGTGTAG